In one Catenovulum adriaticum genomic region, the following are encoded:
- the fabF gene encoding beta-ketoacyl-ACP synthase II, translating to MSKRRVVVTGLGMLSPVGNTVDDSWKALLAGQSGIQLIDTFDVSSFSTRISGLVKGFNFEDYLPKKEAKKMDTFIQYGVAAGIQAFKDSGLEVTEANAHRIGAAVGSGIGGLSLIEENHSKLVNSGPKRMSPFFVPSTIINMISGHLSILFGLQGANIAITTACTTGVHNIGHAARMIAYGDADAILAGGAEAATTPLGLGGFAAARALSSRNDEPTKASRPWDKDRDGFVMGDGAGVMMLEEYEHAKARGAKIYAELSGFGMSGDANHITSPPADGAGAQRAMANAIADGQIALEDVGYLNAHGTSTPVGDLAETNAVKNLFKDHASKVMVSSTKSMTGHLLGAAGAIEAIVTVKALQDQSIPPTINLDNPQEGCDLDYVPHEARQAKFDYALCNSFGFGGTNGSLLFRKA from the coding sequence GTGTCAAAACGTCGTGTCGTTGTCACCGGACTTGGAATGTTATCTCCGGTCGGTAATACAGTTGACGATTCTTGGAAAGCGTTACTTGCGGGTCAAAGCGGTATTCAGTTAATTGATACGTTTGATGTCAGCAGCTTTTCAACTCGTATCAGTGGTTTGGTAAAAGGCTTTAACTTCGAAGATTATTTACCAAAAAAAGAAGCAAAAAAAATGGATACTTTTATCCAGTATGGTGTTGCAGCCGGCATTCAAGCTTTTAAAGATTCAGGCCTTGAAGTAACCGAAGCAAATGCACATCGTATTGGTGCAGCTGTTGGTTCTGGTATTGGTGGTTTGTCGTTGATTGAAGAAAATCATAGCAAACTGGTAAATAGTGGTCCAAAGCGTATGTCACCGTTTTTTGTCCCTTCAACCATTATTAATATGATCTCAGGTCATTTATCTATTTTATTTGGTTTGCAAGGCGCAAATATTGCGATTACAACGGCTTGTACGACTGGTGTGCATAATATTGGTCACGCAGCACGTATGATTGCTTATGGTGATGCCGATGCTATTTTAGCAGGTGGTGCAGAAGCCGCAACGACACCTTTAGGTTTAGGTGGTTTCGCCGCAGCAAGAGCGCTTTCGTCTCGTAATGATGAACCGACTAAAGCGAGTCGTCCGTGGGATAAAGACCGTGATGGTTTTGTAATGGGTGATGGTGCTGGCGTGATGATGCTTGAAGAATACGAACATGCAAAAGCTCGTGGTGCTAAAATTTATGCAGAGCTTTCAGGTTTTGGTATGAGTGGCGATGCAAATCACATTACTTCACCTCCAGCAGACGGTGCAGGTGCTCAACGCGCGATGGCAAACGCTATTGCAGATGGCCAAATTGCACTTGAAGACGTTGGTTATTTAAACGCACATGGTACTTCAACGCCGGTAGGCGATTTAGCGGAAACCAATGCGGTTAAAAACCTGTTTAAAGATCATGCAAGCAAAGTGATGGTTAGCTCAACAAAATCGATGACGGGTCACTTATTGGGTGCTGCCGGTGCGATTGAAGCGATCGTAACAGTCAAAGCGTTGCAAGATCAAAGTATTCCACCGACGATTAATTTAGATAATCCTCAAGAAGGTTGTGATCTAGATTATGTGCCGCATGAAGCACGACAAGCGAAATTTGATTACGCTTTGTGTAATTCATTTGGATTTGGTGGTACTAACGGTTCATTATTGTTCCGAAAAGCTTAA
- the fabD gene encoding ACP S-malonyltransferase, with protein sequence MSDQKIAFVFPGQGSQAVGMLADLYESHEIVRQTFEQASDALGYELSNLVLQGPVEELSKTEITQPALLAASTAIYRLLTEQGAPAPALMAGHSLGEYSALTSAGVISFEDAIKLVELRGKAMQQAVPQGVGAMAAIIGLDDAAVIQVCQQASQDKIVAAVNFNSPGQVVIAGHKEAVEAASALCKEAGAKRALPLPVSVPSHCELMKPAAQELASAMENIQFSAASTPVVNNVDVKIETDATAIQQALVRQLYCPVRWTETVQYLSAQGVTQLVEVGPGKVLNGLTKRIVKTLTAVSVNDQKSLESFING encoded by the coding sequence ATGTCTGATCAAAAAATTGCGTTTGTTTTCCCTGGGCAAGGTTCCCAAGCGGTTGGTATGTTGGCTGACTTGTATGAAAGCCATGAAATTGTGAGACAAACATTTGAACAAGCCTCTGATGCTTTAGGTTACGAATTAAGTAACCTTGTTTTACAAGGCCCAGTTGAAGAGTTAAGTAAAACAGAAATTACTCAACCTGCACTATTAGCTGCTAGTACGGCTATTTATCGTTTATTGACTGAGCAAGGTGCACCAGCGCCTGCATTGATGGCAGGTCACAGTTTAGGTGAATATTCAGCGTTAACATCAGCAGGCGTTATTTCATTTGAAGATGCCATTAAATTAGTTGAATTACGTGGTAAAGCAATGCAGCAAGCTGTTCCTCAAGGTGTGGGCGCTATGGCTGCAATTATCGGATTAGATGATGCTGCTGTTATTCAAGTTTGTCAGCAAGCTAGCCAAGATAAAATTGTTGCAGCGGTAAACTTTAATTCACCAGGGCAAGTGGTTATTGCCGGGCACAAAGAAGCGGTAGAAGCTGCATCGGCGTTATGTAAAGAGGCTGGTGCTAAACGAGCGCTGCCTTTACCTGTTAGTGTGCCTTCACATTGTGAATTAATGAAACCAGCTGCACAAGAGTTGGCGAGTGCGATGGAAAATATTCAATTTTCAGCAGCGAGTACGCCGGTTGTTAATAATGTGGATGTTAAAATTGAAACTGACGCTACCGCAATTCAACAAGCTCTTGTACGTCAATTATATTGTCCGGTTCGCTGGACAGAAACAGTTCAATACTTATCAGCTCAGGGTGTGACTCAATTAGTTGAAGTGGGTCCAGGTAAAGTATTAAACGGTTTAACCAAGCGTATTGTAAAAACATTAACAGCTGTGTCTGTTAATGATCAAAAATCTTTAGAATCATTTATTAACGGGTAA
- a CDS encoding Maf family protein, which translates to MPTQSQIVLASTSAFRKALLEKLGVDFITCKPKTDETPLENEQPQQLVARLAQLKAQAGAKLHPNSFIIGSDQVAVVKGVVLGKPGTTDKALQQLAMLSGQAVTFYTGLTLISPDQQLKTIVEPFVVHFRSLTQDEIKAYVQKEQPLNCAGSFKSEALGICLFEKLEGRDPNTLIGLPLIALNEMLIEFGLNPLLV; encoded by the coding sequence ATGCCAACTCAGAGTCAAATTGTCTTAGCTTCTACCTCTGCATTTCGAAAAGCACTGTTAGAAAAGTTAGGAGTAGACTTTATTACATGCAAGCCAAAAACAGATGAAACCCCATTAGAAAATGAGCAACCTCAACAACTGGTTGCTCGTTTAGCTCAATTAAAAGCACAAGCTGGAGCAAAACTGCATCCTAATAGTTTTATTATCGGTTCAGATCAAGTCGCGGTCGTCAAAGGCGTGGTGCTAGGTAAACCCGGCACAACAGATAAAGCATTGCAACAACTGGCAATGTTAAGTGGGCAAGCGGTAACTTTTTATACCGGGTTAACACTTATTTCACCTGATCAACAACTAAAAACAATAGTTGAACCTTTTGTGGTTCATTTTCGCTCGTTAACCCAAGATGAAATAAAAGCTTATGTTCAAAAAGAGCAACCGTTAAACTGTGCTGGTAGCTTTAAAAGCGAAGCGCTGGGTATTTGCTTATTTGAGAAGCTCGAAGGACGAGATCCAAATACTCTAATTGGTTTACCATTGATTGCGTTAAACGAAATGTTAATTGAATTTGGATTAAATCCATTATTAGTTTAA
- the yceD gene encoding 23S rRNA accumulation protein YceD — translation MQKVKMPVELDPVKSAQKRSDFVGIYQLKDLTRLHEIVLSDSGQVDTDLKCTYDEQGLPIMLINAKTVVDVSCERCGGRLTQNLSVSSTFTPKLSRTDEDLIPSDYTLVDVNEYGLLNLLTLIEDELILSMPLVPKHPVDECAIQEQDMSWGELDEAAYKKPANPFDVLKSLKNPK, via the coding sequence ATGCAAAAGGTAAAAATGCCAGTTGAATTAGATCCTGTAAAAAGTGCGCAAAAGCGTTCCGACTTTGTAGGTATATATCAACTGAAAGATTTAACTCGTTTACACGAAATCGTATTGTCTGATTCTGGACAAGTCGATACTGATCTTAAATGTACCTATGATGAGCAAGGCTTACCAATCATGCTCATCAATGCTAAAACGGTTGTTGATGTTTCTTGTGAGCGTTGTGGTGGTAGATTAACTCAAAATTTGAGTGTATCTTCAACCTTTACTCCTAAACTGAGTAGAACAGATGAAGATTTAATCCCATCTGACTATACTCTTGTTGATGTAAACGAATATGGTTTATTAAATTTATTAACTTTAATTGAAGATGAGTTAATATTATCTATGCCGCTTGTTCCGAAACATCCAGTTGATGAGTGCGCAATTCAGGAGCAAGACATGAGTTGGGGGGAGCTTGATGAAGCTGCCTACAAAAAGCCAGCGAACCCGTTTGATGTACTTAAAAGTTTAAAGAATCCCAAATAA
- the plsX gene encoding phosphate acyltransferase PlsX encodes MTNLTIALDAMGGDYGPPVTIPAALSVLAENPQLHLLVCGDKYQIQPLLSDIPPSLSQRINIVHCSQVVAMGEKPSVALRNKPASSMRVMLNLVKDEKAQACVSAGNTGALLTMAYRVLKMLPGIKRPALVTAIPNAEGHKTYVLDLGANVVCDEHILHQFALMGSVLTEKSECKNPKVGLLNVGEEEIKGSETIKKAAKLLKEDKSINYIGYVEGNDIFTDKVDVVVCDGLVGNIAMKACEGLAKTVINSIKNVANDSLMSRIFAAIALPMLKKLYRQMNPDQYNGASLLGLRGIVIKSHGNASKDAFQYAIEEAINEIRHQVPQKIGNRIETALTDRS; translated from the coding sequence TTGACGAATCTAACGATAGCGTTAGATGCTATGGGAGGCGATTATGGGCCTCCCGTTACCATTCCTGCTGCGCTTAGTGTGCTAGCCGAAAACCCCCAGTTACATCTGCTTGTATGTGGTGATAAATACCAAATACAGCCTTTATTATCTGATATTCCACCTAGTCTTTCCCAACGAATAAATATTGTACATTGCTCGCAAGTAGTTGCTATGGGTGAAAAACCATCTGTTGCGCTTCGTAATAAGCCTGCATCATCAATGCGCGTTATGCTTAACTTAGTTAAAGACGAGAAAGCGCAAGCATGTGTGAGTGCCGGAAATACTGGCGCACTATTAACTATGGCTTATCGGGTTTTAAAAATGCTACCTGGTATTAAACGTCCAGCCTTAGTTACCGCTATTCCCAATGCGGAGGGGCACAAAACTTACGTATTAGATTTGGGTGCGAACGTGGTTTGCGATGAACATATTTTGCATCAATTTGCATTGATGGGTAGTGTGTTGACCGAAAAAAGCGAATGTAAAAATCCTAAAGTTGGTTTGCTTAACGTAGGCGAAGAAGAAATTAAAGGTAGCGAGACGATCAAAAAAGCGGCTAAGCTATTGAAAGAAGACAAATCAATTAACTATATTGGTTATGTTGAAGGGAATGATATTTTTACAGATAAAGTGGATGTTGTGGTTTGTGATGGTTTAGTTGGTAATATTGCAATGAAAGCTTGCGAAGGATTAGCAAAAACGGTTATTAATTCAATAAAAAATGTCGCAAATGACAGTTTGATGAGCAGAATATTTGCAGCAATTGCCTTACCTATGCTAAAAAAGCTTTATCGACAAATGAACCCTGACCAGTATAACGGCGCAAGTCTGTTAGGATTACGCGGTATTGTTATAAAAAGTCACGGTAATGCTTCTAAAGATGCATTTCAATATGCGATTGAAGAAGCAATTAATGAAATTCGCCACCAAGTACCTCAAAAAATAGGTAACAGAATAGAAACGGCGTTAACAGACAGGTCTTAG
- the acpP gene encoding acyl carrier protein translates to MSNNIQERVYKIIVEQLGVKEEEITNEASFVDDLGADSLDTVELVMALEEEFDTEIPDEEAEKITTVQAAIDYVVANKE, encoded by the coding sequence ATGAGTAACAACATCCAAGAAAGAGTATACAAAATTATCGTTGAGCAATTAGGCGTTAAAGAAGAAGAAATCACAAACGAAGCTTCTTTCGTTGATGATTTAGGCGCTGACTCTTTAGATACAGTTGAATTAGTAATGGCTCTTGAAGAAGAATTCGATACTGAAATTCCAGATGAAGAAGCTGAGAAAATTACAACAGTTCAAGCTGCTATCGACTACGTAGTTGCTAACAAAGAATAA
- a CDS encoding HAD family hydrolase: MNEVKWLIFDWDGTLMNSIARIVASMQAAAVDVNLPVPTDAQAKSIIGMSLPIAIENLFPGISHTNYQLLCDAYRQQYVEKNLTPSPLFDDTEFVLSQFKNAGFKLAVATGKARAGLDRVLGSSQLTHYFDDSICADESVSKPAPDMLVTLAKRNQIEMNQAILIGDSVHDLKMAQNANMRSIGVTMGANTADELKTYQPIAIIDQLTALLTLFKL; the protein is encoded by the coding sequence ATGAATGAGGTTAAATGGCTGATTTTTGATTGGGATGGTACTTTGATGAATTCAATTGCGCGCATTGTTGCGTCAATGCAGGCTGCCGCCGTTGATGTGAATTTGCCAGTACCGACAGATGCTCAAGCTAAATCGATTATTGGTATGAGCTTGCCGATTGCAATTGAAAACTTGTTTCCAGGAATTAGTCATACAAACTATCAATTGTTGTGTGATGCTTATCGCCAACAGTATGTTGAGAAAAATCTCACCCCGTCACCATTGTTTGATGATACTGAATTTGTTTTAAGTCAATTTAAAAATGCGGGATTTAAATTAGCGGTCGCAACAGGTAAAGCACGCGCTGGATTAGATCGGGTGTTAGGGTCGTCTCAATTAACTCACTATTTTGATGATTCTATTTGTGCAGATGAAAGTGTATCTAAGCCTGCGCCAGATATGCTGGTGACGTTGGCAAAACGGAATCAAATAGAGATGAACCAAGCTATTTTAATTGGTGACAGTGTACATGATCTTAAAATGGCTCAAAACGCCAACATGCGTTCGATTGGCGTTACTATGGGCGCAAATACGGCCGATGAACTAAAAACCTATCAGCCGATTGCCATTATCGACCAGTTAACAGCCTTATTAACTTTGTTTAAGCTCTAA
- a CDS encoding beta-ketoacyl-ACP synthase III produces MYSKIIGTGSYFPEQVRTNADLEKMVETSHDWIVERTGICERRIAGPDENVATMGHQAALKALEAANLQASDIDLIISATTSWEKALPSAACEIQNLLGLPGVPAFDVGAACAGFCYGLSVADQYIKAGTAKRVLVVGTDALTRLLDPKDRTMIVLFGDAAGACILEASEDAGIMSTHIHADGRFADLLGADLPTRGIEASVHEAYGYMKGNEVFKVAVTKLSEIVEETLKANNLEKSEIDWLVPHQANYRIIKATAKKLNMTMDRVVITLDKHGNTSAASVATALDEAIRDGRIQRGQTILLEAFGGGFTWASTLIKY; encoded by the coding sequence ATGTATTCAAAAATTATCGGCACAGGGAGCTATTTTCCTGAGCAAGTTAGAACCAATGCAGATTTAGAAAAAATGGTTGAAACCAGCCATGATTGGATTGTTGAGCGAACAGGTATTTGTGAACGCCGAATCGCCGGACCTGATGAAAATGTAGCAACTATGGGTCATCAAGCTGCGTTAAAAGCACTTGAAGCGGCTAATTTACAAGCTAGTGACATCGATTTGATTATTTCTGCTACCACAAGCTGGGAAAAAGCATTACCTAGTGCTGCTTGCGAAATTCAAAACTTATTAGGTTTACCTGGTGTGCCAGCGTTTGATGTGGGTGCTGCTTGTGCTGGTTTTTGCTATGGCTTAAGTGTTGCTGATCAGTATATTAAAGCTGGTACAGCAAAACGAGTTTTGGTGGTAGGCACTGATGCGTTAACACGTTTGCTTGACCCTAAAGACCGAACGATGATTGTTTTATTTGGTGATGCGGCAGGTGCTTGTATTTTAGAGGCTAGTGAAGATGCAGGGATTATGTCAACTCATATTCATGCTGATGGTCGATTTGCTGATTTACTAGGCGCCGATTTACCAACAAGGGGTATAGAGGCAAGTGTTCACGAAGCATACGGTTACATGAAAGGTAACGAAGTATTTAAAGTTGCCGTAACCAAATTAAGTGAAATTGTTGAAGAAACCTTAAAAGCCAATAATTTAGAAAAATCTGAAATTGATTGGCTAGTACCACACCAAGCTAATTATCGCATTATTAAAGCAACAGCTAAAAAATTAAACATGACAATGGATCGTGTTGTGATAACACTTGATAAACACGGTAATACGTCTGCGGCATCAGTCGCCACAGCGTTAGATGAAGCGATACGAGATGGCCGTATTCAACGTGGTCAAACTATTTTATTAGAAGCATTTGGTGGTGGTTTCACTTGGGCTTCAACCTTAATTAAATATTAA
- the pabC gene encoding aminodeoxychorismate lyase, whose product MKLIQVNSNHHQISALNRAFQFGDGHFTTLLIKNQQIQLWAYHKARLKQANTRLFFPRFGFKQLEQQLSIIANNKTTPQIVKILVSRGQSQRGYAIPNDIEAEVFLYCSDYHSTHFKYPSGIDLAVLKTQTAQQADLAGLKHCNRLEQVLIKRELSQLMQTDGLVLDRQQHIIETSLANIFLYINHQWCTPSLELSGVEGVMRAYVLDWFKQQNVNCQIRPIAVNELAQTQAGFITNALLGCTPIAQIANQEFDLTLSQQFVEPVNETIF is encoded by the coding sequence ATGAAACTCATTCAGGTTAACTCCAACCATCATCAAATCAGTGCTTTGAACAGAGCTTTTCAATTTGGTGATGGTCATTTCACTACCTTATTAATTAAAAACCAGCAAATCCAGCTATGGGCTTATCATAAAGCCAGGCTTAAACAAGCCAATACACGCTTATTTTTTCCCAGATTTGGTTTCAAACAACTAGAGCAGCAGCTATCTATTATTGCAAATAATAAAACGACCCCTCAAATTGTAAAAATTTTAGTGAGTCGTGGACAAAGTCAGCGTGGTTATGCAATACCAAATGATATTGAAGCAGAGGTTTTTTTATATTGCTCTGATTACCATAGCACGCATTTTAAATATCCATCAGGGATAGATCTTGCGGTATTAAAAACACAAACGGCTCAACAAGCCGATTTAGCTGGGCTTAAGCATTGTAATAGGTTAGAGCAGGTTTTAATTAAACGTGAGTTAAGTCAACTAATGCAAACCGATGGTTTGGTTTTAGACAGACAACAGCATATTATAGAAACCAGTTTAGCCAACATTTTTTTATATATTAATCACCAATGGTGTACACCTTCACTTGAATTATCTGGAGTCGAAGGCGTTATGCGGGCTTATGTTTTAGATTGGTTTAAACAGCAAAATGTAAATTGCCAAATTAGACCTATTGCTGTTAACGAGTTGGCGCAAACTCAAGCAGGGTTTATTACGAATGCATTATTGGGTTGTACCCCGATTGCACAAATAGCAAATCAAGAATTTGATTTGACCCTATCACAACAATTTGTAGAGCCGGTTAATGAAACTATCTTTTAA
- the rpmF gene encoding 50S ribosomal protein L32 produces the protein MAVQKSKKSRSKRDMRRSHDSLTAASLSIDSTSGETHLRHHVTADGYYKGKKVVSA, from the coding sequence ATGGCTGTTCAAAAGAGCAAAAAATCTCGTTCTAAGCGTGACATGCGTCGCTCTCACGATTCGCTAACTGCTGCTAGCTTGTCAATCGATAGTACTTCTGGTGAAACTCATCTTCGTCACCACGTTACTGCTGATGGCTACTACAAAGGCAAAAAAGTAGTTTCTGCATAA
- the rluC gene encoding 23S rRNA pseudouridine(955/2504/2580) synthase RluC: MKTNDHRSVYFLDIDEDNSGQRIDNWLKRELKGVPTSLIYRILRKGEVRVNKKRVKPEYKLKSGDLLRIPPIRVDEKKEADFVAGDRLKKVIEDSVLFEDEVMIVINKPSGIAVHGGSGLNFGVIETLRQIRPNVHQLELVHRLDKDTSGCLMIAKKRSALRNLHEQLRTKVVDKRYWALVSGEWPAKLRRVELPLFKNETAANGRNVKVDQQRGKASQTRFKVLRRFNQATLVEAFPVTGRTHQIRVHATESGHPIALDDRYGDSEFDKKMKKAGVNRLFLHAASLTFVHPRREEKITMEAPLEPALQQSLERLASEVKGKR; the protein is encoded by the coding sequence ATGAAGACAAATGACCACCGGTCGGTTTATTTTTTGGACATAGATGAGGATAATTCTGGTCAAAGAATAGACAATTGGCTTAAACGAGAACTTAAAGGTGTGCCTACCTCTTTAATTTATCGAATTCTTCGTAAAGGCGAAGTTAGAGTAAATAAAAAGCGAGTTAAACCTGAATACAAATTAAAATCAGGAGATTTATTAAGAATTCCGCCAATTCGGGTTGATGAAAAAAAAGAAGCCGATTTTGTTGCCGGTGATCGTTTAAAAAAAGTCATTGAAGATTCTGTTTTGTTTGAAGACGAAGTGATGATCGTGATTAACAAACCTTCGGGTATTGCTGTGCATGGTGGTTCAGGTTTAAATTTTGGGGTGATAGAAACCTTGCGTCAAATTCGACCAAATGTACATCAGTTAGAATTAGTACATAGATTGGATAAAGACACCTCTGGTTGCCTGATGATTGCAAAAAAACGTTCAGCTTTGAGAAATTTACATGAGCAATTGCGGACAAAAGTGGTGGATAAGCGTTACTGGGCGTTAGTCAGTGGTGAGTGGCCAGCCAAACTTAGACGAGTAGAGTTGCCGTTATTTAAAAATGAAACCGCTGCAAATGGTCGCAATGTTAAAGTTGATCAACAACGAGGTAAGGCATCTCAAACTAGGTTTAAAGTGTTGAGGCGTTTTAATCAAGCTACTTTAGTGGAAGCGTTTCCGGTAACAGGGCGTACGCATCAAATTAGAGTGCATGCTACCGAAAGTGGGCATCCGATTGCATTAGATGACAGATATGGCGATTCAGAATTTGACAAAAAGATGAAAAAAGCAGGGGTTAATCGCTTATTTTTACATGCGGCTTCATTGACTTTTGTGCATCCAAGACGAGAAGAAAAAATTACGATGGAAGCGCCGCTTGAACCTGCTTTACAGCAATCACTTGAAAGATTAGCGAGCGAAGTAAAAGGGAAACGTTAA
- the fabG gene encoding 3-oxoacyl-ACP reductase FabG gives MFSSLEGQVALVTGASRGIGKAIALQLVKSGATVIGTATSEKGAAAISEYLADNGKGLALNVTDNDSIQALFAQIKADFGDIDILVNNAGITRDNLMMRMKEDEWEDILTTNLTSVFKLSKAVLRAMMKKRTGRIVNIGSVVGSTGNPGQANYCAAKAGLIGFTKALAKEVASRNITVNSVAPGFIDTDMTKELTDEQKNSIFAQIPAGRLGQPEEIAAAVAFLTAKEAAYITGETIHVNGGMYMA, from the coding sequence ATGTTTTCGAGTTTAGAAGGACAAGTTGCATTAGTGACAGGTGCAAGCCGAGGGATTGGTAAAGCGATTGCCTTACAATTAGTTAAGTCAGGTGCAACTGTGATTGGCACTGCAACGTCTGAAAAGGGTGCAGCAGCTATCTCTGAATATTTAGCAGATAATGGTAAAGGGTTGGCATTAAATGTAACGGATAATGATTCAATCCAAGCCTTATTTGCACAAATAAAAGCAGATTTTGGCGATATTGATATTTTGGTCAATAATGCTGGTATTACCCGCGATAATTTAATGATGCGTATGAAAGAAGATGAGTGGGAAGATATTTTAACCACTAACTTAACCTCAGTATTTAAACTATCTAAAGCTGTACTGCGCGCTATGATGAAAAAGCGAACGGGTCGTATCGTAAACATTGGCTCGGTTGTAGGTTCTACTGGTAATCCTGGTCAGGCTAATTATTGTGCAGCAAAAGCGGGTCTAATCGGTTTTACTAAAGCGTTAGCAAAAGAAGTCGCGTCACGCAATATTACCGTTAATTCAGTGGCGCCAGGTTTTATCGATACCGATATGACAAAAGAGCTGACTGATGAGCAGAAAAATTCCATTTTTGCTCAAATTCCAGCAGGTCGTTTAGGTCAGCCGGAAGAAATCGCAGCAGCCGTTGCATTTTTAACCGCAAAAGAAGCAGCTTATATTACGGGTGAAACTATTCACGTGAATGGTGGCATGTACATGGCGTAA